CCTTATATTCCACATTTAGATCTGTGACTCATAACTCCAGCTCAACAAGGCAGTTCTGAACTCTTTGACTCCGGTTTGAGTTGTCTGACGCTTTGCCCATCAGGATCTAACCCTGAAACATGGCTGGAGGACGGGCGCCATCATCCCCGAGCTGAGGAAGGAGATCAAGATCATGAACACAGAGGAGTACGTTCAGATGATGACGTGGCTGCAGGCTTTGTCCGGACTCATCGAGCAGATGCAGGTTGGAGGAATCCGTCAAGCTGTCTCGTTGTTGCCTTTCAGCGTCTTGTCTTCCGTCATCTCCGCTCTTTCCTCTGCATTTCTTCACTACAGGTACACAGAGACCCGGCATCGGAGGCTGTAGTGGATGAGTGGATCAAAGAAAGAGAAGCCATGAGGTAAACAACATAATTCCCTTTCAGGCAGAAGGACTCGGAGAAAACCTTTTGAAAGCTTGTGGAACTGAAGCAAACCGCACCCTGACTCTGTGTGTTCTCACAACAGGCCGCAGACGAAAAACTTCTTCAACGCACAGTTTGGGAGCCTCTTCCGGACGTACCACAACCCCACCTACTTCTCACGCCGACTCTCGCGCTTCGCAGACATCTACATGGCCTCCATCAGCTGCCTGCTCAACTACGACCTGCAGCACACCTTCTTCCCGCGACGCACGCCGCTGCAGCACGAGTCCCCCTTCTGGCCCGAGCACAgctccgccgccgtctcctctgcagcgccgcaggaccagagcagagtcTGAACCCGCCGTCCTGATGGAAAGACTTGAACCGAGCCGTCTCTGTTGCTGACtcgcttttttttgttttgttttgttttgtttaatagTTTAAGGATACGGTATTTTGATTGGAGATCATGCATGCAGCTGTTTGATCTGTTTCGTACCTGCTTCTTGTGCTTTATTCAATTTGCGGTCCTAACTGCTACGCACAGCGGTTTGCTACATGCGAACATGCAGGTCGTTCAAACCCTTTCTGTGTTTGAGCGAGAAAGAGGAGCAGTGAAGTTCAACAGCTTGAATGGTTTTTATACAACCTCGTCAACAGGGGGCAGTCACACTCCACCCTTTCATCTGTTTCTGTATTCTGAATTTGCACGGATTATCTTTGCCTCTTGGATCTTTGCATCTGTTGGTGGAgatttcacatttacattacTGACTCTGTTGCCTTAATCTCTTGCTCACGTTAGCGcaatgttgatatttttgtaAGAGCCAGATATAAAATATGGTAATGAATCTTTGTCAAATTTAGCCACCGAGCCTCTTGGTTAATGTCATTACGCGCAGCACATTGTGACACACGTTGCACTTTGATGTCTGGAAGTCTGTGTAAtggttttagtcattttttttttttacgccaCGCAGCCCGTGCGTGTCTATTTTAGCCGATGAGAAATGTGAATGTTTCTCTGGACAAAAAATAGAGCATCTTTGCTATATTTAGCATAAATGTTGCCGTTTGATCTGCGAGGGGAATCAGCTTTGAGCTTCTTGGGTTTGACACTTTCGCAGGGAAAGTGGTGAGATGTTTTCACACGCGCTCGAATTTTGACTGACTTGTGAAAGCTTTATTTGCAGAACAGAGCTGGAACCTTCTGAGGTTTTTATGAATTTGTAAAAGGGAATATGAATAAGGGAAACAACAGTTCCCACAAACAGGACCTCATAGTACTTTATATTTGTGCATTTTGCTGTCTTTGGtttcttttagttttcttttcttttcttttggttgAAAGTATGTGATGGTGGgatgtatttttacattttatttcactatttattAAAAAGGAAATGTCTTGATTCAAGGTTGTGTCATTGTGACTTATGAATGACAGGTGGGGTCAAATATAGAAGTAAATGTAATACTGAATGAAGTATTGAAACTTAAATGCAATATTTGATGGAAAATAATGTGCTTCACCCTTTGATAAGAGTTATCGCCCTCAGTTTGGCTCAGAGTGGTTTGGTCAAGAGCCGAAGAGCCTCAGTCGTCGACAGGAGTGGATCAGTTTGTGGAGTACTGCCGGTCACTGATAACTCTACTACTGCTAGTATGAAAAGGTTAGCTGAAGGGTTGTACGGCACATTTGACTTAATTGCACAAACGCAACCACAGCCACTTAGAGGCCAACTGCGTGTATTCAGACTCTCAGTGTGGCAGGATTACATCTGGACAGACAGATCACAGTATTTTGAGATCTGGCCAGACTGTGTCTGAGAATTTGGTGTACAGACGGTGAAAGCAGGAATAGATCCTGCCATCTAACATGTATTTGTCCATATTTGAAACCGATTTGAACCACAGAAATGACTGAATTCTTACTCTAAATGTGGAACACCAGATTCTCATTTACAATTGAACAAAAGAAAGCGTAGGTAATACAAATTTTCCTGAGGATTGCGGTTCGTATTACTGTGATGACCCGAGTCATAAGTGTGTGGATCTGCAGTCTCCTCAGGcgccctctctcctcctgagagtgtgtgtgagtgtttgattGGTTAATTGACTGCGTAATGCAGGGCAGGTGGCGAGTGATGCTTGATCCTACAGAagacctctgattggctggttgaTGAAAGACGGAGGGATTTAAGACTGCCAGAGTTGAGGGGCTCGCGTCACCTTTCCACCTCCTACAGTCCCAGCACCTGTAGAGTCGTGTGGGGGATCTTTCAATGTGGTACCTGTGTTGATGACGAGTGTCATTTGACTGGTGTTGATGAACATTTTTGTTGGTGAGagggtgtgtttttatttggaaCTGCTGCCTTTTTCtcccatttatttttcttatagGAAGTTAGgataaaaaaggtttttttttgttcctttttttttctctctaaggGACCTCAATACATTTTTATCTAGTTGGTGGCCTGGCCCACAGCCTAAAGAAATAAACTGACCTTTTTGGTCATTAAGAATGGTGTTTTTGGGGATCCTTGGCGGTGGGAGGAGTAGCAGGGGCCTGAAACTCCTGGACTGGGAACGTAGTATTAGCAAACTATTTGAGTTGTAATTGTGGATTAATTTAGTTCAATGTTTATTTAGGTGGCAACAATTATAGTCACAGATAAACAAACAGTTTCATGTTATAAAAGTGAAATGTATGGGTCCTcacacagaaccctgtggaatgCCATAATTCAGCCGAATATCACATTTACAGAATCTGACAGAATGATGAATATCTCAGTCTCTGGAGTCACATTAAAACATGCTGAGAAAACCAAGAATCATCTCTGAATTGCCTCGAACACAAAGCTATAAACGAGGGTTGTAGTCAGAATCAAGAAACTGTGTGCTCCACATTTTTACTCGGTTCTCATACATACAGCTGAACATACGTTACATAATGTGAAAATCAACTCTGACAGCTAATTGATCCCTGACTAATAACCACTCAACTTTCCAATTAGAATGATAGTGCTGGATTTATTAGGAATAATCCCCCCTCAAATCGTGTTAGCGAGCAATCTCTCATATTGCTTTTTGCATCAGACAGGTGCGCCATCAGACTTCttagaaaataagaaaagaccGACAAGGATCAGAAATGATCAGATCAATGACGCTGGCTCCTGAGCTGAGCAGGGTGTCTGTGGATTCAGCGTCCGGCTTCACAGTAGCTTCTTCACCCCCGGACCCTCAGGCCAGCATGGACACCAGCAGCACACCCTGGGCCTCCggctcacctcctcctcttccctctgtcCACTCCGAGGAGGCGACTGCGGCGCCCACCATCTTCCCCCAGGTGGGCTACAGCATTCTGTCGTTCCTCATGTTCATTAACACCGTGCTGTCGGTGTTCAACAACGGCCTGGTCATCGTGGTGATGCTGAagaacccctccctcctccagcccatGAGCATCATGATCTTCAGCCTGGCCGTGTCCGACCTCATGATCGGCCTGTGCGGCTCGCTGGTGGTGACCATCACCAACTACCACGGCTCTTTCTTCATCGGACACGCCGCCTGCGTCTTCCAAGGATTCTCAGTCAACTATTTCGGTAAGCTTCAATCCGAGTGGAGACTTTTCTtctgtgtctgactgctgcagaaCTCAAATATAGTATTTATTTGCCAGAGCTTTTATAGACAATCATTGTCTTCTCAGATGATTcacagctcagaaaaaaaaaaaaatggtgtcaATGTGTCTGGAGTTTTTATTCTCTCATTTGCTGATTTCCGTCTCTTATAGGTCTCGTCTCTCTCTGCACTCTTACTCTGCTCGCCTACGAGCGCTACAACGTGGTGTGCAAGCCAAATCTTGGATTGAGGCTGAGCATGCGGAGAAGCATCACGGGGCTGCTGTTTGTCTggttcttctgtttattctgggCCGTGACTCCGCTGTTCGGCTGGAGCTCCTACGGACCAGAGGGGGTGCAGACGTCCTGCTCTCTGGCCTGGGAGGAGAGATCGTGGAGCAACTACAGCTACCTGATCCTTTACACGCTGGTCTGCTTCATTCTGCCGGTCGCCATCATCATTTACTGCTACTACAAGGTGCTGAAATACATGATCAAGGTGGGTTCAGAGGAGATTCAGCTGTTACGAAACAATCACTCCATCTGATCACGCCATGTGGGTCAAATCTGTTTTCCTGTAGCTGAACAGGAGCGTGGAGCTTCAGGGCGGACGCCCCAGCCAGAAGGAGAACGACCACGCCATCAGTATGGTCCTGGCCATGATCGTAGCGTTCTTCGTGTGCTGGCTGCCCTACACGGCGCTGTCCGTGGTGGTGGTTGTGGATCCGGAGCTGTACATCCCGCCGCTGTTTGCCACAATGCCCATGTACTTCGCCAAGACCAGCCCCGTCTACAACCCCATTATTTACTTTCTCTCCAACAAACAGGTGAGTGACCATATTGATCTAAAGTACAACCTCGAATGAGAAAGCGTAAGGAAAAATTGCCACTGTGGTTGTGAAAATTGTGCTCTCCTCTCAGTTTCGTGATTGCACTCTGGATGTGTTGTCGTGCGGCCGCTACATCCCCCACGGGCCCGCCACCGTCACCATCCGCATGCGGCCCTTGAACAGGAGGAGCTGGGCGTCCTCCTTAAGCAGGAACGTCAACACGCAAAGCAAAGTGTTGCCTCTCTGACTCTcgccagtggaaaaaaaaaacaaacaaaaaaaacaaaaaacaaagacggCGTCTTGCGCGAGGCTGTCTGTGTTTCACCGGCGCCTCATCGAGGATGCAGAACAGAACATCTCCAGGCTCCTGTCTTTTGCAGAGGTCTTTTCCTATCACCCAGAGAGaacagctcaaaaaaaaaaagaccccaaTATTCAATAGGTTGGACAAAGTGAGAAACTCTTAAGTAATGCATGAATGCAATCCGATGTAACCCAACTGAAAAATGCctcctttgtttgttttgtatctCCTTTTGAAACTAGTTTGTTGTGGCATTTAACTGAATTACATTACATTGCAGGGTGTTCTTGTAGTCTTTGTCCATCCGTTTCCCTCTTGGAACAATGAGAATATTCAATATGACAGATTcctttctttgatttgtttttagaTCAGTAAACTGCTACCGTTTTCATTTTGATGCTTGCATGTGCGGATGGGTGTAGGAGCCGAGCCAAAAGAGGGAGTCGCTGTTGAAAGGACTGGAAACAATGACTgaaaagagtctttttttttttctttttttttctgtgtgtgagaaaTGTGGTTTCCATTTGTAATTTTCcatttgtattcatttttaaCAAGACTCGACGAGTACAACTCAGACAGGGACTACGAGGAACAGCAGCCTTTCACCCCTGACTTTCTGTTCTCCAATAAAATCCTGTGGCTCTGTTTTCACATAGTGTGGGAAGATATTTCTCTCATTTAAAGAAGTTGGgtatttaacattttcaggCCGTTGAGTAATGAAATATtgattcatatatatatatagtagcCAGCGCAGACCTTTTTTATATTTCAGGGCCTTTTCCTGGCAACAAGTAATCTGATTTCATATTAGATACACTGCACTGCATCGCTTCCTCTGTGATattaatatgcaaaaaaaaaagaagaattaaagTCAATAGTAGCCAGCTCTATCATCCAATCGATACTGACAGCCAGgcca
Above is a window of Salarias fasciatus chromosome 7, fSalaFa1.1, whole genome shotgun sequence DNA encoding:
- the parietopsin gene encoding parietopsin gives rise to the protein MIRSMTLAPELSRVSVDSASGFTVASSPPDPQASMDTSSTPWASGSPPPLPSVHSEEATAAPTIFPQVGYSILSFLMFINTVLSVFNNGLVIVVMLKNPSLLQPMSIMIFSLAVSDLMIGLCGSLVVTITNYHGSFFIGHAACVFQGFSVNYFGLVSLCTLTLLAYERYNVVCKPNLGLRLSMRRSITGLLFVWFFCLFWAVTPLFGWSSYGPEGVQTSCSLAWEERSWSNYSYLILYTLVCFILPVAIIIYCYYKVLKYMIKLNRSVELQGGRPSQKENDHAISMVLAMIVAFFVCWLPYTALSVVVVVDPELYIPPLFATMPMYFAKTSPVYNPIIYFLSNKQVSDHIDLKYNLE